The following are from one region of the Hymenobacter sp. YIM 151858-1 genome:
- the xerD gene encoding site-specific tyrosine recombinase XerD yields MSLNWTLCLKQFQGYLRLEKSLSGHSVEAYVRDVDKLRQYLDISKLPARPDQVTSRIIRDFLAWLGELGMTATSQARTLSGLRAFYKFLLIEDLATQDPTDTVDSPKLGRKLPDTLAYEEVVQLLEAIDLSTNEGTRNRAMLEVLYSSGLRVSELTGLRLSNIYVDQGFVRVLGKGSKERLVPIGRDALKHLGLYLEGVRCHLDIQHGSEDIVFLNRRGGAMSRVMVFNIIKDTAAKAGIRKTISPHTFRHSFATHLIEGGADLRAVQEMLGHESITTTEIYTHLDRDYLRQVITSFHPRS; encoded by the coding sequence ATGAGCTTGAACTGGACCCTCTGCCTAAAACAATTTCAGGGCTACCTGCGCCTCGAAAAGTCGCTTTCGGGCCATTCCGTGGAGGCCTACGTGCGCGACGTGGACAAGCTGCGCCAGTACCTCGACATCAGCAAGCTGCCCGCGCGGCCCGACCAGGTTACCAGCCGCATCATCCGCGACTTTCTGGCCTGGCTGGGCGAGCTGGGCATGACGGCCACCTCGCAGGCGCGCACCTTGTCGGGCCTGCGGGCCTTTTACAAGTTTCTGCTGATCGAAGACCTCGCCACCCAGGACCCCACCGATACCGTCGATTCGCCCAAGCTCGGCCGCAAACTGCCCGATACGCTGGCCTACGAGGAGGTGGTGCAGCTGCTGGAGGCCATTGATTTGAGCACCAACGAGGGCACCCGCAACCGCGCCATGCTGGAAGTACTGTACTCCTCGGGCCTGCGCGTATCGGAGCTGACGGGCCTGCGGTTGTCGAATATCTACGTGGACCAGGGCTTTGTGCGGGTGCTGGGCAAGGGCTCCAAGGAACGCCTGGTGCCCATTGGCCGCGACGCGCTCAAGCACCTAGGGCTTTACCTGGAGGGCGTGCGCTGCCACCTCGATATTCAGCACGGCTCCGAGGACATCGTGTTCCTGAACCGGCGGGGCGGGGCCATGTCGCGGGTGATGGTGTTCAACATTATCAAGGACACGGCGGCCAAAGCGGGCATCCGCAAAACCATCAGCCCGCACACCTTCCGGCACTCGTTTGCCACGCACCTGATTGAGGGCGGCGCCGATTTGCGCGCTGTGCAGGAGATGCTCGGCCACGAAAGCATTACCACCACCGAGATTTACACCCACCTCGACCGCGACTACCTGCGCCAGGTGATTACCTCCTTTCACCCGCGCAGCTAG
- the aroQ gene encoding type II 3-dehydroquinate dehydratase, which produces MQILILNGPNLNLLGRREVSIYGTRSFDDYLPELKDAFPDFAIEHFQSNHEGELIDKLHEVGYSYHGVILNAGGYTHTSVALADAIAAISTPVIEVHLSNLAAREEFRQRSLIGRHCTGSISGFKLESYRLALQYFQNMRPKRVGFKV; this is translated from the coding sequence ATGCAAATCCTTATCCTCAACGGCCCCAACCTCAACCTGTTGGGCCGCCGCGAAGTCAGCATCTACGGTACCCGCTCGTTCGACGACTACCTCCCCGAACTCAAAGACGCCTTCCCCGATTTTGCCATCGAGCACTTTCAGTCGAACCACGAAGGCGAACTGATTGACAAGTTGCACGAAGTAGGCTACAGCTACCACGGCGTTATCCTGAACGCGGGCGGCTACACCCACACCAGCGTGGCCCTGGCCGATGCCATTGCCGCCATCAGCACGCCCGTTATCGAAGTACACCTCTCCAACCTGGCCGCGCGCGAGGAGTTCCGGCAGCGCAGCCTTATCGGGCGCCACTGCACGGGCTCTATCAGCGGCTTTAAGCTCGAGAGCTACCGCCTGGCCCTGCAGTACTTCCAGAACATGCGCCCCAAGCGCGTGGGCTTTAAGGTGTAG
- a CDS encoding aminotransferase class V-fold PLP-dependent enzyme yields the protein MYTFNPGPSQVYPAVRQYLTAAFDEGWLSAPHRGDRFTALVRQTVTELKTKLNIPQDYFIFFTSSATECWEIIAQSLTERSSFHLYNGSFGEKWLDYARAIRPGSRGHRFELEEVPDAALIPDDAEVVCITQNESSTATQLRDGAVLNLYNRCQQLGALLAVDVTSSLGGIQLKHIKADIWFASVQKCFGLPAGLGLLICSPRAVARARELGEKGHYNSLVSMYEKMLNFQTTHTPNVLNIYLLCRVLLDRAPIKAIDQHLRDRAARLYQFFEENPQFSPLVQNPETRSTTVIAVQAPAALIDETKRRAAAAGLTLGSGYGKWAKSTFRIANFPALPDVAFEQLTQMLAAVQA from the coding sequence ATGTATACGTTCAATCCGGGTCCGTCGCAAGTATACCCAGCTGTGCGACAGTACCTCACGGCGGCTTTCGACGAAGGCTGGCTTTCGGCGCCGCACCGCGGCGACCGGTTTACGGCCCTGGTGCGCCAAACCGTAACCGAGCTCAAAACCAAGCTGAACATCCCGCAGGATTACTTTATTTTCTTCACCTCCTCGGCCACGGAGTGCTGGGAAATTATTGCCCAGAGCCTCACCGAGCGCAGCAGCTTCCACCTCTACAACGGGTCGTTTGGCGAAAAGTGGCTCGACTACGCCCGCGCCATCCGGCCCGGCAGCCGGGGCCACCGCTTCGAGCTGGAGGAAGTGCCCGATGCCGCGCTGATTCCGGACGATGCCGAGGTGGTCTGCATCACCCAAAACGAATCCAGCACCGCCACCCAGCTGCGCGACGGCGCCGTGCTGAACCTGTACAACCGCTGCCAGCAGCTCGGTGCCTTGCTGGCCGTCGATGTTACCTCGTCCCTGGGTGGCATTCAGCTCAAGCACATCAAGGCCGATATCTGGTTTGCCTCGGTGCAAAAGTGCTTTGGCCTGCCCGCCGGCCTAGGGCTGCTGATTTGCTCGCCGCGAGCCGTGGCGCGGGCCCGCGAGCTGGGCGAAAAAGGCCACTACAACAGCCTGGTGAGCATGTACGAGAAGATGCTCAACTTCCAGACCACGCACACGCCCAACGTGCTCAACATTTACCTGCTCTGCCGCGTGCTGCTCGACCGCGCCCCCATCAAGGCCATCGACCAGCACCTGCGCGACCGGGCGGCCCGCCTGTACCAGTTCTTCGAGGAAAACCCGCAGTTCAGCCCGCTGGTGCAAAACCCCGAAACCCGCTCCACCACCGTAATTGCGGTGCAGGCCCCCGCGGCCCTCATCGACGAAACCAAGCGCCGGGCCGCGGCCGCGGGCCTCACCCTAGGTAGCGGCTACGGCAAGTGGGCCAAGAGCACGTTCCGGATTGCCAACTTCCCGGCCCTGCCCGATGTCGCCTTCGAGCAGCTTACCCAAATGCTGGCCGCGGTGCAGGCCTAA
- a CDS encoding MarC family protein: MFSLKQITSVTLTLFAIIDILGSIPIIIQIRQREGKINSEVATLVAGVLMIAFLFLGQSILALFSVDIPSFALAGSLIIFLLGLEMILGVELFKHNTLASGTGSIVPLAFPLIVGAGTMTTLLSLRALYSLPNVLVGIVANLVFVYLVLKSSAWIERKLGKAGEDILRRVFGVILLAIAIKLFKANF; encoded by the coding sequence ATGTTTTCGCTGAAACAAATCACGTCGGTAACCCTGACGTTGTTTGCCATCATCGACATCCTGGGTTCCATCCCGATCATCATCCAGATCCGGCAGCGCGAAGGCAAAATCAACTCCGAGGTGGCCACGCTGGTGGCGGGCGTGCTCATGATTGCCTTCCTGTTTCTGGGGCAAAGCATTCTGGCCTTGTTCAGCGTCGATATCCCGTCGTTTGCCCTGGCCGGCTCGCTCATTATTTTTCTGCTGGGCCTCGAAATGATTCTGGGCGTCGAGCTTTTCAAGCACAACACCTTGGCCAGCGGCACCGGCTCCATTGTGCCCCTGGCGTTTCCGCTGATTGTGGGCGCCGGCACCATGACAACCTTGCTCTCGCTGCGGGCCCTTTACTCGTTGCCCAACGTGCTGGTGGGCATCGTGGCCAACCTGGTGTTCGTGTACCTGGTGCTGAAAAGCAGCGCCTGGATTGAGCGCAAGCTGGGCAAGGCCGGCGAAGACATTCTGCGCCGCGTGTTCGGCGTGATTCTGCTGGCCATTGCCATCAAACTCTTTAAAGCAAACTTTTGA
- the rnhA gene encoding ribonuclease HI has protein sequence MIYLFTDGSSRGNPGPGGYGTILRYGPHEKELTQGFRLTTNNRMELLAVIIGLEAITRPELPVMVVSDSKYVVEAVDKKWVFGWEKKPDFGKKANEDLWRRFLKVYRKRNVQFKWIKGHAGHRENERCDQLAVRSALQGPLLVDEGYERIEASRLL, from the coding sequence TTGATTTACCTGTTTACCGACGGTTCGTCGCGCGGCAACCCGGGGCCCGGCGGCTACGGCACCATTTTGCGCTACGGCCCCCACGAAAAGGAGCTTACCCAGGGTTTTCGGCTGACCACCAACAACCGCATGGAGCTGCTGGCCGTGATTATCGGCCTGGAGGCCATTACCCGCCCCGAGCTGCCCGTGATGGTGGTGTCGGACTCGAAATACGTGGTGGAAGCCGTGGACAAGAAGTGGGTGTTCGGCTGGGAGAAAAAACCCGACTTCGGCAAGAAAGCCAACGAAGATTTGTGGCGCCGTTTCCTGAAAGTGTACCGCAAGCGCAACGTGCAGTTCAAGTGGATTAAAGGCCACGCCGGCCACCGCGAAAACGAACGTTGCGACCAGCTCGCGGTGCGCAGCGCCCTGCAAGGCCCCTTGCTCGTCGACGAAGGTTACGAACGCATCGAGGCCTCGCGGCTGCTGTAG
- a CDS encoding acyltransferase family protein, with product MPTKPYYHPLTGLRAVAALLVYLHHYNPGLTLLGSEWLYALGRELHVGVTVFFTLSGFLITTRYYGRVQPTRRFVAEYLAKRFARIYPLYFLLTTALYATLVWQRGFAGGLLHEYWLNISFLRGFSYRYFGTGLPQGWSLTVEESFYGFALVLLPALQGGRRTRLKTLLLCCLGLPLLGVGLVVLSRQTGWPYFENLPFVASYTFLGRFFEFLAGCVLALWLRPAAPLRATPWLTYLGVALCGLGVAGLMLVTHRYRLSYGTAHPLGVLVNNVFLPLAICATIAGLLTERSGLARLLGSRVFGVLGKSSYALYLVHMGFTHSLLAFFDEQTWPGYLGNFALLLLLSIGLYYLVEQPANRFIRSLISHRRWPIPTSASNTSA from the coding sequence ATGCCCACCAAGCCCTACTACCACCCGCTTACCGGCCTGCGGGCCGTGGCGGCGCTGTTGGTGTACTTGCACCACTACAACCCCGGCCTCACGCTGCTGGGCAGCGAGTGGCTGTACGCCCTCGGTCGCGAGCTGCACGTGGGCGTTACGGTGTTTTTCACGCTCAGCGGCTTTCTGATTACCACGCGCTACTACGGCCGGGTGCAACCAACGCGGCGGTTTGTGGCCGAATACCTGGCCAAACGCTTTGCCCGCATTTACCCGCTGTACTTTCTGCTGACCACGGCCTTGTACGCCACCCTGGTGTGGCAGCGCGGCTTTGCCGGCGGGCTTCTGCACGAGTACTGGCTGAACATCAGCTTTCTGCGGGGCTTCTCGTACCGGTACTTCGGCACGGGGCTGCCGCAGGGCTGGTCGCTCACGGTAGAGGAAAGTTTCTACGGGTTTGCCCTGGTGCTGCTGCCCGCGTTGCAAGGCGGCCGCCGCACGCGGCTTAAAACGCTGTTGCTTTGCTGCCTGGGGCTGCCGCTGCTGGGTGTGGGGCTGGTGGTGCTGAGCCGGCAAACCGGCTGGCCGTACTTCGAGAACCTGCCTTTTGTAGCCTCCTACACGTTTCTTGGGCGGTTTTTCGAGTTTCTGGCCGGCTGCGTACTTGCCCTGTGGCTGCGCCCCGCGGCGCCGTTGCGCGCCACGCCCTGGCTTACGTACCTGGGCGTGGCGCTGTGCGGGCTGGGCGTGGCGGGCCTGATGCTGGTAACGCACCGCTACCGCCTCAGCTACGGCACCGCGCACCCGCTGGGGGTGTTGGTAAACAACGTGTTTCTGCCGCTGGCCATCTGCGCCACCATAGCTGGCCTGCTTACCGAGCGCAGCGGGTTGGCGCGCCTGCTGGGCAGCCGCGTTTTCGGGGTGTTGGGCAAAAGCTCGTACGCGTTGTACCTCGTGCACATGGGCTTTACGCACAGCCTGCTCGCGTTTTTCGACGAGCAAACCTGGCCGGGCTACCTCGGCAACTTTGCTTTGCTGTTGCTGCTTTCCATCGGGTTGTACTACCTCGTAGAGCAGCCCGCCAACCGCTTTATTCGCTCCCTGATTTCGCATCGTCGGTGGCCAATTCCTACTTCCGCTTCAAACACTTCCGCGTAG
- a CDS encoding tRNA1(Val) (adenine(37)-N6)-methyltransferase, with product MANSYFRFKHFRVEQAHCAMKVCTDACILGASANLGAAPRILDVGTGTGLLALMAAQRNPTARIEAVEIDAAAAAQALQNAHGSPWAGRIGVYAGSLAQFAATQPAPYQHILCNPPFFRYSLRSPDAARTTARHTAPDTLTFAELAAFAAQHLTADGRLTVLLPPPEMQVFELEANRTGLYPTTRLVVRHRPGSKALRHLTEFGFVAQPTANYELAIHAADSEEYSAEFRSLMRDFYLAF from the coding sequence GTGGCCAATTCCTACTTCCGCTTCAAACACTTCCGCGTAGAGCAGGCTCATTGCGCCATGAAGGTGTGCACCGATGCCTGCATTCTGGGGGCCTCGGCCAACCTAGGGGCTGCGCCGCGCATCCTTGATGTGGGCACCGGCACCGGCCTGCTGGCCCTCATGGCCGCCCAGCGCAACCCCACGGCCCGCATCGAAGCGGTGGAGATTGATGCTGCGGCTGCGGCGCAAGCCTTGCAGAACGCCCATGGCAGCCCGTGGGCCGGGCGCATCGGCGTTTACGCCGGCAGCCTGGCTCAGTTTGCCGCCACGCAGCCCGCGCCCTACCAGCATATCCTCTGCAACCCGCCGTTCTTTCGGTACTCGCTTCGCTCGCCCGATGCGGCCCGCACCACCGCCCGCCACACCGCCCCCGATACCCTCACGTTTGCGGAGCTGGCCGCTTTTGCCGCGCAGCATTTAACTGCCGATGGCCGCTTAACGGTGTTGCTGCCGCCTCCCGAGATGCAGGTATTTGAGCTGGAAGCCAACCGCACCGGCCTCTACCCCACCACCCGGCTGGTGGTGCGCCACCGGCCCGGCAGCAAGGCCCTGCGGCACCTCACCGAATTCGGGTTCGTGGCCCAACCCACGGCCAACTACGAGCTGGCCATTCACGCGGCCGATTCCGAAGAATATTCCGCGGAGTTCCGAAGCCTGATGCGCGACTTTTACCTGGCTTTTTAA
- a CDS encoding saccharopine dehydrogenase family protein → MTRILLLGAGRSASALIQYLLRQTTQHQWHLTIADVNPAPLQPLVQPFAERATAVPFEISEQEKLGQLVAGHDIVISMLPALFHPLVARACLQHRRHLATASYATEEIRAFDAEARSLGLTLLMECGLDPGLDHMSAMPIINEIRAQGGQLTSFKSYCGGLMAPDSEGDNPWRYKFTWNPRNVVVAGQGTARYIEGGHPRFIPYQQLFRRVEQLEVPGYGQFEGYANRDSLSYRPLYGLENIPTMLRGTLRRPGYCAAWQALVTLGLTDDSYRLGNRAELPWAELIESYLPQAPANAPLPARVAQYLGLRANGEEMQRLAWAGLFSQEPVGLPDATPAQLLERLLTAKWQLQPTDHDMIVMQHLFEFDLDGERRQRTSSLVVTGDDAVHTAMAKTVGLPLGMAVRRLALGMVPHQGVVVPVHADLYEPILEELQADYGIRFVETEYALA, encoded by the coding sequence ATGACGCGAATTTTGCTGCTCGGGGCCGGCCGCTCGGCCTCGGCTCTTATTCAGTACCTGCTCCGCCAAACCACCCAGCACCAGTGGCACCTCACCATTGCCGACGTAAACCCTGCGCCGCTGCAGCCCCTGGTGCAGCCCTTTGCCGAGCGGGCTACGGCCGTGCCTTTCGAAATCAGCGAACAAGAGAAGCTAGGGCAGTTGGTAGCCGGGCACGACATTGTTATTTCGATGTTACCGGCGCTGTTTCACCCGCTGGTAGCCCGGGCCTGCCTGCAGCACCGCCGCCACCTGGCCACGGCCAGCTACGCCACCGAAGAAATCAGGGCCTTTGATGCCGAGGCGCGCAGCCTGGGCCTCACGCTGCTGATGGAATGTGGCCTCGACCCGGGGCTGGATCATATGTCGGCTATGCCCATCATCAACGAGATACGCGCGCAGGGCGGGCAGCTTACATCCTTTAAGTCGTACTGCGGTGGCCTGATGGCGCCCGACTCCGAGGGCGACAACCCCTGGCGCTACAAGTTTACCTGGAACCCCCGCAACGTGGTGGTGGCCGGGCAGGGCACCGCGCGCTACATCGAAGGCGGCCACCCTAGGTTTATTCCGTACCAGCAGCTGTTTCGGCGGGTAGAGCAGCTGGAGGTGCCCGGCTACGGCCAGTTCGAGGGCTACGCCAACCGCGACTCGCTGAGCTACCGCCCGCTGTACGGGCTCGAAAATATCCCTACGATGCTGCGCGGCACGCTGCGGCGGCCGGGCTACTGCGCCGCCTGGCAAGCCCTGGTAACCCTGGGCCTCACCGACGACTCGTACCGCTTGGGCAACCGCGCCGAGCTGCCCTGGGCCGAGCTGATTGAATCGTACTTGCCGCAGGCCCCGGCCAACGCTCCTTTGCCCGCGCGGGTGGCCCAGTACCTAGGGCTAAGGGCCAATGGCGAGGAAATGCAGCGCCTGGCCTGGGCCGGGTTGTTTTCGCAGGAGCCGGTGGGCCTGCCCGATGCCACGCCCGCGCAGCTGCTCGAGCGGCTGCTAACGGCCAAGTGGCAGCTGCAACCCACCGACCACGACATGATCGTGATGCAGCACCTGTTCGAGTTCGACCTCGACGGCGAGCGGCGGCAGCGCACGTCGTCGCTGGTAGTAACCGGCGACGATGCCGTGCACACCGCCATGGCCAAAACCGTGGGGCTGCCGCTGGGCATGGCCGTGCGCCGGTTGGCCCTAGGTATGGTACCGCACCAAGGCGTGGTGGTGCCCGTGCACGCCGATTTGTACGAGCCTATTCTGGAAGAGCTGCAGGCCGATTATGGCATCCGATTCGTAGAAACCGAGTACGCGCTGGCCTAG
- a CDS encoding cytidine deaminase: MAQTLNLTISAEVLTEAELSAEEAKCWQAAKAATEHSYAPYSHFHVGAALLLDDDTIVWNTNQENAAYPSGLCAERTVLFGLNGHSKQQIRCMAVAARPQHGQFVPVTSCGACRQVMIEFENRQHEPIALLLPGPDGTIWRFKQLADLLPFQFSPDVLPPRA, encoded by the coding sequence ATGGCACAAACCCTTAACCTGACCATCTCCGCCGAGGTACTGACCGAGGCCGAACTCTCCGCCGAAGAAGCCAAGTGCTGGCAGGCTGCCAAAGCCGCTACCGAGCACTCCTACGCCCCCTACTCGCATTTCCACGTAGGCGCGGCCCTGCTGCTCGACGATGACACCATTGTCTGGAACACCAACCAGGAAAACGCCGCTTACCCTTCGGGCCTGTGCGCCGAGCGCACCGTGTTGTTTGGCCTGAACGGGCATTCCAAACAGCAAATCAGGTGCATGGCCGTGGCCGCCCGCCCCCAACACGGCCAGTTTGTGCCCGTAACCTCGTGCGGGGCCTGCCGCCAGGTAATGATTGAGTTCGAAAACCGGCAGCACGAGCCCATTGCCCTGCTGCTGCCCGGCCCCGATGGCACCATCTGGCGCTTTAAGCAGCTAGCCGATTTGCTGCCCTTCCAGTTTTCGCCCGACGTACTGCCGCCGCGCGCGTAA
- a CDS encoding alpha/beta hydrolase, producing MAAEPLEAQQHSLVVPRTARYFQLGNLATAKRLWVVCHGYGQLASFFVRHFRVVLEQAPDTAVVAPEGLSRFYLQGTSGRVGATWMTREDRLSEIEDYSAYLDLLLSQLVAACPPGVEVTLLGFSQGASTLSRWLMRSAFTPARLVLWAGAFPEDVEPATAQALFRRLPQLSYVCGDADEYITEARLQAQLAHLAQLGASPRVLRFVGGHQLDAAVLRQLTQEPDPR from the coding sequence ATGGCCGCCGAACCGCTCGAAGCGCAGCAGCACAGCCTGGTGGTGCCGCGCACGGCCCGCTATTTTCAGCTGGGCAACCTGGCCACGGCCAAGCGCCTGTGGGTAGTGTGCCACGGCTACGGGCAGCTGGCCTCGTTTTTTGTGCGGCATTTTCGGGTGGTGCTCGAGCAGGCGCCCGATACCGCCGTGGTGGCTCCCGAAGGCCTCTCGCGGTTTTACCTGCAAGGCACCAGCGGCCGCGTGGGCGCCACTTGGATGACGCGCGAAGACCGCCTCAGCGAAATCGAGGATTACTCGGCGTACCTCGATCTGCTGCTCTCGCAGCTGGTAGCCGCTTGCCCGCCCGGCGTGGAGGTAACGCTCCTGGGGTTTTCGCAGGGTGCGTCCACGCTCAGCCGCTGGCTTATGCGCAGCGCCTTCACCCCGGCCCGGCTGGTGCTGTGGGCCGGCGCGTTTCCCGAAGACGTGGAGCCCGCCACCGCGCAGGCACTGTTCCGGCGCCTGCCCCAGCTGAGCTACGTGTGCGGCGACGCCGACGAGTACATTACCGAGGCCCGTTTGCAGGCGCAGCTCGCGCATTTGGCCCAGCTCGGCGCCAGCCCTAGGGTGCTGCGCTTCGTAGGTGGCCATCAGCTTGACGCCGCCGTGCTGCGGCAACTAACGCAGGAGCCCGACCCCAGGTAG
- a CDS encoding SDR family NAD(P)-dependent oxidoreductase has protein sequence MKTALVTGASSGIGRATAVALAKVGYQLVVTGRRRERLEELAQEVAPVPVHILTFDVRNRAEVEAAIGSLPAEFRQVDVLINNAGNAHGLAPIQQGDAHDWDLMLDTNVRGLLNVTRAVLPAMQERRSGFIINIGSIAGHEAYANGNVYCASKAAVASLSKGMRIDLVALGIRVAEVNPGAVETEFSEVRFKGDKARAASVYQGFEPLRAEDVADLIQFMVTRPPHVNIAEVLILPSAQAAATVINKQPAN, from the coding sequence ATGAAAACTGCTTTGGTTACCGGCGCTTCGTCGGGGATTGGCCGGGCCACCGCCGTGGCTTTGGCGAAAGTGGGCTACCAACTGGTGGTTACCGGCCGCCGGCGCGAACGGCTCGAAGAGCTGGCCCAGGAGGTAGCGCCTGTGCCGGTGCACATCCTTACGTTCGACGTGCGCAACCGCGCCGAGGTGGAGGCCGCCATCGGCAGCCTGCCCGCCGAGTTTCGGCAGGTGGATGTGCTCATCAACAACGCCGGCAACGCGCACGGCCTGGCGCCTATTCAGCAGGGCGACGCGCACGACTGGGACCTGATGCTGGATACCAACGTGCGCGGGCTGCTGAACGTAACGCGCGCCGTGCTGCCCGCCATGCAGGAGCGCCGCAGCGGTTTCATCATCAACATCGGCTCCATTGCCGGACACGAAGCCTACGCCAATGGCAATGTGTACTGCGCCTCCAAGGCCGCCGTGGCCTCGCTCAGCAAGGGCATGCGCATCGATCTGGTGGCCCTAGGTATCCGGGTGGCCGAGGTAAACCCGGGAGCCGTGGAGACGGAGTTTTCGGAGGTGCGCTTCAAGGGCGACAAAGCCCGCGCCGCCAGCGTGTACCAGGGCTTCGAGCCGTTGCGCGCCGAAGACGTGGCCGACCTCATTCAGTTTATGGTGACGCGCCCGCCGCACGTAAACATTGCCGAAGTGCTCATCTTGCCGAGTGCCCAAGCTGCTGCCACCGTGATAAACAAACAGCCCGCTAATTAA
- a CDS encoding type IX secretion/gliding motility protein PorT/SprT, whose product MATAHVWHKLHLHRHQVTLRLGVLLLLALPTAALGQKSSYSKASRGKNGRVKSVTVNNLPGYDTRWFHPGFFVGVNGSRYRLEHSQAYVNNLQNGQGIAANAKFSPGFAVGFIGDARLTDYLSIRFTPGVSFLTRQVEFKKIGSVADTIVDQEISFTQLDLPLLFKLKSERRRNTRVYLVGGVRPSVNVGTRRRDPVSSQLKLGNSDLAIEYGVGLDLFYPFFKFAPELRFSHGLPNMLQSGNDVYTNSFQRVRSSTVTLYLNFE is encoded by the coding sequence ATGGCAACCGCTCACGTTTGGCATAAGCTCCATTTACACCGCCACCAAGTAACCCTGCGCCTCGGCGTGCTGCTGCTGCTGGCCCTGCCCACGGCAGCCCTAGGTCAGAAAAGCAGCTACAGCAAAGCCAGCCGCGGCAAAAACGGCCGCGTAAAGTCGGTTACGGTAAACAACCTGCCCGGCTACGATACCCGCTGGTTTCATCCGGGCTTTTTCGTGGGCGTGAACGGCAGCCGCTACCGCCTCGAGCACTCCCAAGCGTACGTTAATAACCTGCAGAACGGGCAGGGTATTGCGGCCAACGCCAAGTTCAGCCCCGGCTTTGCGGTAGGCTTTATCGGCGATGCCCGCCTGACGGATTATTTGAGCATCCGCTTTACGCCGGGCGTTTCGTTTCTGACGCGGCAGGTGGAGTTCAAGAAAATCGGCAGCGTGGCCGATACCATCGTGGATCAGGAAATCAGCTTCACGCAGCTTGATTTGCCCTTGCTGTTCAAGCTAAAGTCGGAGCGGCGGCGGAATACGCGCGTGTACCTGGTGGGCGGTGTGCGCCCCAGCGTGAACGTGGGCACCCGGCGCCGCGACCCGGTGAGCAGCCAGCTGAAGCTGGGCAACTCCGATCTGGCCATTGAGTATGGCGTGGGGTTGGATTTATTTTACCCCTTCTTCAAGTTTGCGCCCGAGCTGCGCTTCTCGCACGGCTTACCGAACATGCTGCAATCGGGCAACGACGTGTACACCAACAGCTTTCAGCGGGTGCGCAGCAGCACCGTAACGCTGTACCTCAATTTTGAATAA
- the ubiE gene encoding bifunctional demethylmenaquinone methyltransferase/2-methoxy-6-polyprenyl-1,4-benzoquinol methylase UbiE, with product MTVLPYKDDPTGKKSQVAQMFNSIAGKYDFLNHFLSAGTDIYWRRKAVGELRQLRPARILDIATGTGDFAFETLRLGAQVKVTGVDISEGMLEVGRRKVRERGLGHRVELQLGDSENLPFDDNTFDAVTASFGVRNFENLQQGLAEMHRVLKPGGKVVILEFSKPRVFPFKQAYNFYFRHILPVFGKLISKDRAAYSYLPESVQAFPDGPAFQAILKQVGFNSPQWQPLTFGISSIYTATK from the coding sequence ATGACCGTACTTCCCTACAAAGACGACCCCACCGGCAAGAAGTCGCAAGTGGCCCAGATGTTCAACAGCATCGCGGGCAAGTACGACTTCCTCAACCACTTCCTGAGCGCCGGCACCGATATTTACTGGCGCCGCAAAGCCGTGGGCGAGCTGCGGCAGCTGCGCCCGGCGCGCATTCTGGACATTGCCACCGGCACCGGCGACTTCGCTTTTGAAACCCTACGCCTGGGTGCGCAAGTAAAAGTCACCGGCGTCGACATCTCGGAGGGCATGCTCGAGGTGGGGCGCCGCAAGGTGCGGGAGCGGGGCCTGGGCCACCGCGTGGAGCTGCAGCTCGGCGACTCCGAAAACCTGCCCTTCGACGACAACACGTTTGATGCCGTAACGGCCTCGTTCGGGGTGCGCAACTTCGAGAATCTGCAACAAGGCCTGGCCGAAATGCACCGGGTGCTGAAGCCCGGCGGCAAGGTGGTGATTCTGGAGTTTTCGAAACCCCGGGTTTTTCCGTTTAAGCAGGCATACAATTTTTACTTCCGGCATATTTTGCCGGTATTCGGCAAACTGATTTCCAAAGACCGCGCCGCGTACTCGTACCTCCCCGAATCGGTGCAGGCTTTTCCGGATGGCCCCGCATTCCAGGCCATCCTGAAGCAAGTCGGCTTTAACTCTCCCCAATGGCAACCGCTCACGTTTGGCATAAGCTCCATTTACACCGCCACCAAGTAA